The sequence GGAGGTGCTGCGCCGCGCGAGGGCCGCCACGGGGCTCAGCCCCGAGGAGACGGCGGAGGCGCTCGTCTCGGGTCTCCTCGCGCGCCCCCTGCTGTGCGACCTCTTCACGCACATCCCGCTGAGCCTGGAGGGCGAAGTCCCCCTGGAGCGCGCCCGTCGCTACAAGGAGCTCTCCTTCGCCTCGGTCGTGGCGATGTCGGAGGCGCTCGCCGAGGCGGGCGCGATGACGGCCCCCCAGGTCGCCGACCTGATCGCCGCCACGGCCGCGCAGACCGCCCATGCCTGGCAGATCGCCCACCCCACGGCCACTCTCGCCACCCTCTACGAACAGCACCCCGAACTGTCGCACCCGGCGAGGGAGTTCGAGGCGCGGGTGCGCAGGCTGCTGAGAGCGACGGCGCGAGGACTGACGTACCCGGGCGAGGCCCCTCCCGTCCCGTGAGGCGCTTGAGGCCCGAGGCGCTTGAGGTGCTTGGGGCGCGCGGTGCTGCGAGCCCGCGCGCCGAATCCAGCCCCTCCGGCGTCTGAGGGGCGGGGTCCCGGGCGGCGCCCCGGAAGCCGGGGCCCGGGGCGGCGCCCCGCGAGGTCAGCCCCGCCCCGGCGCGATCCACGACGGAAGCACCGCCTCCACCGCCCCCATGAACAGCGCCACGTCCCGCTCCCCCCGGGGCGACCGCCCCCGCAGGGAGAGCCACGCCTCCATCACCCCCACCTGCCCCTGCGCCACGAACCGGCTCCACGCGTCGGCCCGCCACTCCGCGGGCCCCGCCCCCTCGGGCAGCACTCCAGGGTCCCGCGCCACGTACACCCGTACCGATGTCCGCAGGTGCTCCGCGAGCAGCCGGTGGAGGACCGGGCTCCGCTGCCCCACGAGCCCCACCGTGTAGACGGCCTCGTACCGCAGCACGTGCTCCGCGAGCGCCGCCGTCGCCCCGTGCCACGTCCCCGGCTCCGGCGGCGTCGGCGCCGCCGTCTCGGCGATCCAGGTGGCCCGGATCTCGTCCAGCTCCGCGTACAGCACGCGCGCGAGGACGTCCGCAGGGCTCGACGCGTGCTTGTAGAAGGTGGAGCGGTTGACGCCCGCGGCCCGTACGAGGTCCGAGACCGCGACCTCCTCGACGGGCCGCTCGGCCGCGAGCCGCAGCACGGCCTCGCTCAGCCGCGCCCACGTCCTGCGCACCCGTACGTCGGTGGGCGAGTGGTGCTGCGGCTCCTGCGTGCTTCCGGCCATCCCCGCAGGCTAGCCGACCACCGTGCCACGCCTGCGGCACGCCTCTCACATGCACAAAGCAACACCTGTCTCTTTTCTTTTCGGTCTCACGGTGCCACACTGAGGAAAGCGGCAGAGCAGCCCGAAACCGCATCAAACGGGCCCTGTCCGCGACCGCGCCCGGCGACCCTCGCGGGCCCCCGTCCCCCCTCGCGCGGCCTCTCGTTCCACCCGCCCGGCCACCGGCATCCGGCGGCGGGCACGCGACATAAGGAAGCGGCACA comes from Streptomyces sp. Tu6071 and encodes:
- a CDS encoding TetR family transcriptional regulator, with amino-acid sequence MPTHRRARSQEAKQQRAEDLLDAARRLAAGTGGVRCLTLAAVTEAAGLHPSAIRRYFDSKEELLLELAEREWVDWREEVLRRARAATGLSPEETAEALVSGLLARPLLCDLFTHIPLSLEGEVPLERARRYKELSFASVVAMSEALAEAGAMTAPQVADLIAATAAQTAHAWQIAHPTATLATLYEQHPELSHPAREFEARVRRLLRATARGLTYPGEAPPVP
- a CDS encoding TetR/AcrR family transcriptional regulator, with amino-acid sequence MAGSTQEPQHHSPTDVRVRRTWARLSEAVLRLAAERPVEEVAVSDLVRAAGVNRSTFYKHASSPADVLARVLYAELDEIRATWIAETAAPTPPEPGTWHGATAALAEHVLRYEAVYTVGLVGQRSPVLHRLLAEHLRTSVRVYVARDPGVLPEGAGPAEWRADAWSRFVAQGQVGVMEAWLSLRGRSPRGERDVALFMGAVEAVLPSWIAPGRG